The following is a genomic window from Mya arenaria isolate MELC-2E11 chromosome 4, ASM2691426v1.
ATTCAAATAACTCACCCTGGGCTGAAACTCTTTTCATCTGGCCTTGTGGTAAAGCCAAGTCTACCACACTTGGGATCAAGCCCAGATGGAATAGTAGACTGTTGTAAGAAATGTGCTCACACCAAGGGGGTCTTAGAGATAAAATGCCCATATAAATTTAGAAACTGTTCACCAGAAGAGGCCTGTGtagacaaaacattttgttgttcaATAGTGAATGGCGAAGTAACCTTGAAAACAAACACAGCTACTATTtccaagttcaaggtcaaatggccttaacagaaagaaaatggtgtgatttttttgtgtcgACTTTGAAGGGTCATAGTGTGGAGAGAATACCGTTTGATAATGATTTTTGGGTTGACATGCTAGGTAAACTGAACAGTTTTTATCTAAAGGCTGTTATACCAGACGGGTTCACAGAGCGTGTCAAACGGGGTAAAGAACTAATGTAAAGAAACTTAATGTGTTTAAAGtgtaaatagaaaaatcaaACAGTTCTTGTTCATCATGTGTAAATAGACAAAAAAAGGTTTGTTAAAACAGAATTGGTGCTCGCATGTTGttgttacatttaatagtttGTTTGCATTTGCTAAAGTTAACTATAGACCTTGATTGCTATGCAAATATATGATACCTAATAAGTACTTTTTATAACTTAAAGTAAATGAGtgttaatattattgttattctaacatttttttcgtACATAAAAATACCCGTTTGGTCTGGGAAAGCTGTCAGTTACTGGAACTTAAACCAAGGATTGCACTGGTTATGGAGCCCTGCGTCCATATTCGTAAATGGCTCAAGTGTAACATTGAGACTCGGACTCAGAAAtgcaacattttaattttgttgttcaAATGTTGTTATACATGTCAGAGCAAAGATGATACAAATTGCTGTATCAGTAACACATATTCTGTTCGTCGATCAAGCACACAAttgcttttaatttaatttttgtatacattatttgaaacatttaaagctgtactctcacagattcaccaTTATTccctttttttttctttttcttgtcttggaattagcaaattttagcgtaaatatctgtttgcagatatgtacgcaaaatatttgctagttccaagacaaaaaaataaaaatgttgtcaaaatgttcaatctgtgagagtgcagctttaaagattcaGCTTTTTTAGTGCGAGTCTAAAACTCAGACTTAAATCTCTATCACATGAACATTTTTGTGTCGTTGATTAATTCTTTGATTTATACCTATGTTTTTATGATCTTATTAAATGTATCATCATGAACTTTTTCATTGACAACAATActtgaattgaataaaatgcttggaatgaaaatgattagtttttttcttcttttattgaaaaacagtGTTTGTGTTCAGACTCAAGAGTCAAGTGGGTAACCAAGTAAATCTAAATGTACAGATGTCACTTGCCGGCTATGGTTTTTAGAGTGTTGAATCAGTTCTTTGATTGTTAACTGGTATTACATAACTTCATTTAACTGGAATGACAAATGCTATGATAAAGTCTTTTACGAGAGTGGTTGTTTTGTCTTAATGAATAATGAGTGTAAGTCGGTGGAGGTTAGATTCAATCAGTTTAATCAAGCCAGAGCACTAAACTCTGCAATGCCAATTCCAGCTCAAAGGAGACTGAACaacaaatcataaaaaagtACATTAAGTGTGTAACAGTTTATTTTCAGAAGTAAAGTAACAATTATATTGGTGATTAAACCAAAGCAAACAACATGCAATTGTGTTCTTAACTAGGCAACATCAATTGGCAAGAAAGTTGTAAAAGTGGTAAATCTGTGATAGCGCAGctttaaatagtatgtatgtgatcttttacgtcataaaatataaacttttattaaacaagtttaagaACATATCAAGAAAGAAGCCTGAAGCAAtgttaataaaagtatattCCCCAGTACTGTCTTTTAACAATGATCATATTCAATCTTCATCATCATGTACTAATGGTGGGAACAAATTTGACAGAGCAACACAAATTTTCAGGATTTTTGATGCTTGCTTAGACAATGTTATAGGCATTACACCTTGCAAAATCCTGAAGTTTTTCACTCTTTCCATAGCACGTTCTACGTCAATTCGCAAGTTTGCGATTCTCCTTGTTTCTTCAACTTGTCGGCGGTTAAACTTTTGTAATTTCAAGGGTGGAATAATCAGATGCATGCCGCGTGGTGTTGTCAAATCCGATATTAGAAAACCCTTATCAGCCATTATCCCATCACCAGCTCCACATAAATCAAGGAGTCCTGACTTAATTGTCAACTGTTTATCGCTAATGCTTCCACTTTATAGGTCCGACACGAAAGTTATAATTCAAGATGGACTTATTCCTAAAATTGCCTTCCAAGTCATATGTGACTTGTAGTGTGAGTACATCATTGATTTGATAGCAAGTGATTGTGGTGTTTCTGTGTAGAAATCAGTGCAGTCAATGATTATGCGGCAGTTCGGGTATTTCCGTTTGAACTTCTGTGGCATTGTAACTTTTAATGTCTTTCTGGATGGCCAAGCAACTAATGTTGACAGTTTCACACTCTTGTATGAAATCCACTGGTTTGTTATATTTGAACATGTTGATTTCGACACATGGAATCTCCTTGCTAAGTCCTCAAGAAGAAGCCCTAATCTTAAACgcatcaaaactaaaaaaaaatcatcaataagTCGTAGCGCTCTTGGCCGGCCCTTGTTTTCTCCATTTCCGCATCTATTTGTGTGACTCTCTACATCATCcatttcatcaaaaagtaaatgaaaagttTCCACATTAGGTAGACCTGTGTAAAACATACACATCTCattacttttaatgtcttcCACAGTCAGGTCAGGTTTGTTAACTTGTACTCCAACTTCAGAAgttgtttttgacatacatttacataatgGAGTTTCTGTTTGTGTTGAAACACTACACTTAGTAACTGAAACTGAACTAGTCCCTTCCGTCTGATTAGAAAAGGACACTCCTTCTTTGTCAGCCTGTGTGTCTTTATTTAGCGTTTTCTGAACAGTAAATTCAATCTGGCCAGCATAGTCATGAAACTTGATTGAAGCATACTCGGATACACTGCTTGTAGTTAACGTACAGTCTGGCCCATCATACTCTTCATTCTCCGCCTCTTGGTCTTCGTCATTACATTTGTATGCCGGTTCTGAACTTTCCAcctgaaaatacataaataaacagGATTCTTAGTATTTCTTATGGTTCTATTTTGTGAGTATTATTTTCGATATTtcacagaaacaaacaaaaatcctTGATATGATATTCATGATGCTACGTTGCTTATATGCTGAAAGGCCCTGCAACGTACCATCCAGATCCAGAACAATATATTGTACGTTACCTGATTATACAGATAATAAAACAGGTAAAAAATCCCCCTTGTTTTAGCAAACTATAAACATGTAACATAACAGAACCAAATCTTTTGTTTGACAATTTCCAATAGTGTTGGTAAACAGtgaaatacattcatttaaagtttagataaacatgttcatgatattgttcaatatatttaaaataagtagCTAGTGATTCACAAAGAATGATAAACAAGATGAAACTAGTTTCACAACGACAAACTCGGCTTACctttgataatttaaatatcttttccTTGTTGTTTATGATAAACACACACGGAACGGGGTTTTCCTTTGTGTATTTGCCGTTGGCGAAGTGAACAGAACAAAGGCGATCGTTTTTCAAACTTGACACAAAGTTTGGACTGACAGCTTTCAGACGTTTAATCCAGAGTTTTCTGAGCTTATCGTCCGTTGGGAATTTGTGCAACGTTACACAAAGTTCATTCACAACTTTCCCCCTGTAGTTACTGCAAATGCAACAATAATGTCGCTTTTTAACTGTCGATTTTGGTGTAGATTCGCTCATTTTCGCACAAGTTTACTTTGCTCTCCACCGGAACTTAGATAAGTTCTCCACACGGAAGAGCGTTCAGGGGAGGTAATatttcaagggagataacaaCAGTTATTGAACAGGACTATGGCAAAGACTCTGGCAATGATCAACGGGGTTATATATGAATCAGAATGAACCAAATTTTACTGGTCCAGTGATAAGCTTTGTTACGATCTCACGACCCATTTATACGGGCTCTAAACCGAGCGAAGCTCGGCAGAGCCCTATTACGCCTACATCTATGCACATATACACTTAGCACTACTTTCTTTCAAAAGTGCAACCACTATGAGCCTGAAAAAAAGACGTAAAGGTGATAGAACCagtatttttctgttcataaaacatattgagcgcgtgcatgccggacaCCAAAATTTCATCAGAGCGTGACGACACTGCGTTCGGTAGTTTTCGTCATCGCCAAAATCGGCCATTTCCGTGAGTATGTTAATTGAAACTATGAGATGCCAAAAAGCACCCCAGTAGTTATCAAAACAGTTCAAAGtatgcttataaacaattactatgaatacttttggtaaacacacaaagataaataaattatatttctatagattgtcggagatatatattttgttttctcttgTTCATACGCATTGTTTATCATTCTAAACGAAGGTCACTATTCTGGCAGTTCATTCTCCAGTAGTTGTCATTATGGATTTTacaatactatttaaatgtttgacaattgtTGATCGGATAGAAATTGCCAAGAATTTATTCCTGTTGGATTACCGATTTAATTACGAGCATGGATTACACCGGTACACGTAGCAGAGCTTGTCATGTACATGTAACcggtatgattattttgtaaaaacactaTTCAGTAAATCATAAAAGGAaagtatcaatttcataaacttcTGACATGCAGTTGGCCAGTTCAGAAAACGCTACATATAATATGGCTGAGTGAGATATTGTCACCGAAAAGATGGATGGGGTGTCTTAGAGCCACAACCATGGCTGAGTGAGAGGTTTTGACTGAGATCACTATGATCAAAGGATGTGAACACCTTTCAATTATAAACACGCTGGATGAGAGATTAAaactaaaaagatatatatgaaTTGTGTGACAGGGGAATTATTGTGCCATGCAACATTACTTTTGTGTGACagattgttattaaattaagaagttggacGTGGAAGGTGCGGAAGGGGTATTCCCTCCTGCCAAGTGAAACCATGGCGGAGCACGAGATTATGACTGCAAAGATAAATGGACGGTTGCAGTCCGACACCATGATCAAAGGATGGGAACACCTTTCAATTATCAACACGCCGGTTAAGAGACTGAGactaaaataatatacatggaTTGTGTGACAGATGAACTCTTGTGccatacaaaaacacttttgTGTGACagattgttattaaattaagaagttggacggggagggtgcgggaggggtatCCCCTCCTGCCAAGCGAAACCgtgattatgactgaaaaggtaaatggacggttgcggtccgACACCATGGCTTAGTGAGTGattgtgactgtaaagatgCTTTTGATTTGATCCGTAGATTGTGTGAACgattgtaaataaatagtgcAGGGTGACCATGACCCCTCGTTTCAAACAACACTATGGTTGATTAGAGATTGTGACTGAATATGTTGAGAAGGAGTAGTGGGCTGTCACATAAGGAGTGCAAGATTGTGATTAAAAGACAAATGAGCGATTGCGGGTTGATGGTTTTGCTGTGGGCAACAGATCGTGTGaaatatattaacttaataGTCTGTCCAGAGTGTGGGAAAGGCGAACCATCCCGCAAAACACCACCATGGCTGAGGGAGAGTTGCCGTACCCTTTCCATGAAACAACATGGCTTGGTGAgagaatcatcaatgttactaaaatacacttactttacaggtgcacctgtatgtTATTAAGATGTGCACCTCTATATTCATACGTGCtgttctaaatatattttaaaactttaaaatggaggtgcacctctttcgtaaatacaactgcacctctatatttaaaATGGAGATGCACCTCCTtaatatacaactgcacctctatatttagaccggCATGCCTTTTCTTAGACCTGTCGCTGACGGTAAAGACTGTAAAGACCCTCTGCCATTCACTCAAATCTGCGTGCGATAAGACCCCAGCTTCTCGATAAATATTAAGCGTAACCGACttaaatagctgaaaatatttccataaattggggcaaagaaacatgacacacaaaataaaaagtcatgTACAGTGTACtaatagcaatatgtttggtcataaagaagTTGTGTTACTATAGTATAGGACAAttagatttcagtgtaaatcactTCTAAATGGGATATGTTAGATTAGCACAAATTACaaacttttttctgtatttcagaATGCATTCATGCAACCTGGTTTTTGACATTTCAGCTGTGGGCTTATTTTCTGAGCAATGCaggtattgccatgttatgtttaactggaggcaataagtttggaaataaatCGGACTTTTGTCAAGTTTTCCCCGAAATGAAATTTTATGGAAAAACTTATGCTGTCCCTGCTGGACACCTTCGCCGCGCCAGGACAATTTTCAGTGCAACACCAGGGCCTTCACAACCATATGAACATTTCATCGGATTCAGACAGTGACGATAACGCCCAGGACATGCCACACTTTCTTCAGGCCCATTCAGCGAATTTGTTGCCAGGTAACGGTGTTCACTTCACAGAGCCAATAAGTACTCCTATCATTAATCAAATCCCCAAATCAACCCGTAAAGACATTTGGACTAACCGTTTCGTTGATTTCGCATCTCTTTTGCCTTCCACCACTTCTCCAGCCACTCCTCAATATACTTTACAGTTAGACAACAACTCCAACATCTCCTTCCAACCGACCTCACGCTCACGAAAAATAACTTCTATTGACACTTGGACAACTGCTTTCATCCGTTTCACTGCCATTTACACGGCTAAATTTCCATTTGAAACTGCCCAGCTTATGAAGTATGCTGAAATCGTGCGTGACATCGCATCCCGACGCCCAGGTCTGGCTTTCTTGAATTATGATTCTCAGTTTCGAATGCTTCGACAATCTGTCCTCCTTCCGTGGGATCGACTCCACACGGAGTTCTGGTTAATGGCCTGCACTTCCTTTCAACAGCCTACCCCAGTCCTTTCGAGCCCCCCGTCAACCTCTCCGATCCTTTCGATCTAGCCCCCAAACCCACTCACGACCTTTCCATTCCAACATCTGAAGGAACTACAACAAGCATTCTCAATGTCGCAACTCCGACTGCAACTTCCCCCACATCTGCGGTTTCTGTAAAGGCCAGCATACAGCGTTCAACTGCAAATTCTCCAGCAAAGACGAGGCCGACAAAGCTCTGGCAACCaaacccctcccccccccccccaatagaAAAACAACTTAGCTCCACTGTCACCCCTATCAATATACATATCTTGGCTCCATTCCTGTTGGGTTATCCTTTTGCAGATTACTTGATCCAAGGTTTCCTACATGGTTTTAAACTGGGTTACCACGGCCCTCGCCTCGCCACGTCTTCATCCAACCTCAAATCCTGCTTTGACCATCCTGACAAGGTCCACATGAAAATACAGAAGGAATTAGATACCGGTCGTGTTCGTGGACCTTTTCCTTTCCCTCCTTTTAAGAATTTACGCATTAACCCCATTGGTTTGGTTCCTAAAAAAGCCGCAGGTCAATTCAGGATGATTCATCACCTTAGCTACCCGAAGGGCAGTTCTGTCAACGACTTTATTGACGAGGATTTGTCTACGGTCAACTACAGTTCCTTCGATGATGCTGTCGCACACCTACTAGAACTCGGCCAAGGTACACTTTTCAGTAAGACGGACATTGATTCCGCTTTCCGCCTCATCCCTATTCATAACTCTGATCACCACCTTCTTGGTTTCAAATTTGATGACAATTACTACTTCGATACTTGCCTACCAATGGGTTCTTCATCTTATTGCGCCATTTTCGAACGTTTCAGTTCTGCTCTTCACCACATTGCCAATAATGTCCTTCATATTCATCATATGGTTCATATTCTTGATGATTTCTTGATAATGGGCCCATCCAACTCTTCCACATGCCAGACTGATTTAGACAATTTCTTACAATTTTGTGCCCTTATAGGGGTTCCAATAAAACACGAAAAAACTGAAAATGCCACCCCTATTATTACTTTCATGGGTTTAGAACTCGACTCTTTGCTTATGGAAGCTCGATTGCCTCAGGACAAATTGATTAAGCTACGTTCTCTTCTTGCCTCTGCTTCTAAATCCCGAAAAATCACTTTGAGAGACCTACAGTCTTTGCTCGGCTTGCTAAATTTCTGTTGCCAGGTTGTTCTACCAGGTCGTTGTTTCTTACGCCGTTTGACCGATCTCACCAGAAATGTCTCCAAAGCACACCACCGGATCACTCTATCCCGGGAGAGCCGAAAAGATCTCCACGCTTGGCATTTATTCGTTGATCATTTCAACGGCCGCAATTTGCTCCTACATCAACGATGGGTTTCATCTGTTTCCCTACATTTGCATACAGATGCATCCGGATCCCTTGGTTACGGCGCTATTTTCAATTCTCATTGGTTTTACGGCACTTGGCCTTCTCTTTGGCAGCCCAACGACATTATTTTCAAGGAACTACTGCCCATAGTTTTATCCCTTGAAATCTGGGGCCCACAGCTCATCAACAAATGCATTACCCTTCATACTGATAATGCAGCTGTTGTTCACatcattaataaacaaacatgcaaAGCTGCTCCAGTTATGTCACTCGTCCGTCGTTTGGTCTTGGCCAGCATGAAATTCAATATTCTTCTCCGATCGGACCATATAGCGGGCAAACACAATCATTTACCTGATCTTCTTTCTCGTTTGCAGATCGAGAAATTCCACAGGCTGGCTCCACACATGGACAAGCACCCCACCACAGTTCCAGGTCACTTGCTCCATTGAACCAAGCGGTGTACACCCTTCTTGAATCTTCCCTGGCACCTTCCACAAAATCCAGCTATCAGAATGCTCTTAAGCACTACCACGTCTTCCACCATACATTTTATGCACAGACACCGTTACTTCCGGTTTCCGCTGAACGCCTTGCTCAATTCATTGCTGTTTGTAACAGCCGCGGTCTACAAGCCTCCACCATAACTTCTTACATTTCCGCCATAAGCTACGTCCACAAACTACACAATATGGCTGTTCCCGCTGACTCATTCCTCATCAAGAAATTACTGCACAGTCTACGTCGTAATAAATGTTCAGACATTAGACAACCTTTCTCTCTAGCACAGCTCAGCGCCCTGTTAACTGCCCTAAAACATGTAGTATCGGATCATTTTACGCGTACCCTCTTGCGTGCAATGTTCCTCCTGGCCTTTTTTGGACTCTTTCGTGTTGGAGAAATCGCATATTCCCCAAAAGGCTCCCAAAACCTAGTCAAACGTGAGgatgtttcatttcaatgcTGCAACTCTATGGTTTCCTCGTTTTCTATAATTctgaaacaatataaacattcccAAGGACGGTCTTCTGCTGTCCCTTTTTCCCGTCAACCCACCCGCCATTTATGTCCCGTCCACTCTCTTTTGCGCTATTTATCGCTTACATCCCACACTTCTGGCCCCCTTTTTGTGCTCCGCACCGGCCTACCAATCACCACCACTTATTTTCGATCGATACTCCGAGCAAGTGTGCTAGCTTGCCATTTAGATCCCCAAACGTACACAGCACATTCTTTTCGCATTGGTGGAGCTACTCTTGCTTCCAATAATCACATGTCTGCCTGTGACATCCAAAAGTTAGGCCGTTGGAAATCCTCCGCTTATAAGAAGTACCTCCGCACTCCCACCCTTCCCTTGGCCTCCAGTAGCCAGGAATCGGTATCCATTCAGCCAACATATACTTTGAATTCTCCACCTTCTCTTCCTTAAGCACCCATTCATTCCATTACTTCTTGCACCGATCTGACAGTTTAAGGCTGCAGGTCTATTATTTTCCGTTCGCAGGCCTTGTTCTGACAGTTTAAGGCTGCAGAACTAGTTACCTGTATACATTATGTGCACCCCCAGCGTTATGACAGTTTAACGCCTCGACCTGACAGTTTACGGCTGGAGTCTGACAGTTTACGACTGCAGTCCTTCCATTACATGTCTTATGTAGATAATTATCTGACAGTTTAAGGCTGCAGATGTTCCCCTTTTAAGTTCCCTGCATGGATCTGACAGTTTAAGGCTGCAGGTCACCATATATATGTTATCTCTTGCTCTGTGAACACCGTTACCACTATGCATTTATTCtgtatattctgtaaatatttgtttttgagttTTCTCAATGAGGGAAATTCTGACAGTTTAAGGCTGCAGATGTTCCCCTAATATGTTCCCTGCATGGATCTGACAGTTTAAGGCTGCAGGTCACCATGTATGTGTTACCTTTTGCTTTGTATACGCCATATACATTTCTGCTGTATATTCTGtagatttttgttgtttttgttttttctcaatGTCTTGCCATGTTTTTTATGCCATTTcacattgtatatatttattatgctCTACATGTTCTTCTTCCGTACATTTATAGTCGACGGTTTAAGGCCGCGGCGACCTGTTctgttgtaattatttttgtatttttatttttcagtattaCGGTTTCAACCATCTTTCACTTTAATTCTCTGTTGATTTCCCTCTCTTTAGCCAATTTAAGAACACTGGGTTGAAC
Proteins encoded in this region:
- the LOC128231043 gene encoding uncharacterized protein LOC128231043; the protein is MEKLMLSLLDTFAAPGQFSVQHQGLHNHMNISSDSDSDDNAQDMPHFLQAHSANLLPGNGVHFTEPISTPIINQIPKSTRKDIWTNRFVDFASLLPSTTSPATPQYTLQLDNNSNISFQPTSRSRKITSIDTWTTAFIRFTAIYTAKFPFETAQLMKYAEIVRDIASRRPGLAFLNYDSQFRMLRQSVLLPWDRLHTEFWLMACTSFQQPTPVLSSPPNYNKHSQCRNSDCNFPHICGFCKGQHTAFNCKFSSKDEADKALNLRINPIGLVPKKAAGQFRMIHHLSYPKGSSVNDFIDEDLSTVNYSSFDDAVAHLLELGQDREIPQAGSTHGQAPHHSSRSLAPLNQAVYTLLESSLAPSTKSSYQNALKHYHVFHHTFYAQTPLLPVSAERLAQFIARYDSLTPRPDSLRLESDSLRLQSFHYMSYVDNYLTV